In Sphingobium amiense, a genomic segment contains:
- the ftsZ gene encoding cell division protein FtsZ has translation MSIEISPPHVDELKPRIAVIGVGGAGGNAIANMIAASVEGVDFIVANTDAQALNSSPAERRIQLGPQITEGLGAGSRPEIGKAAAEETIVSVEEALNGAHMCFITAGMGGGTGTGAAPVIAKAARDRGILTVGVVTKPFTFEGNRRMKSAEAGIEELQKHVDTLIVIPNQNLFLIANPNTTFKEAFQMADEVLQQGVRSITDLMIMPGLINLDFADVRSVMGEMGKAMMGTGEAEGDGRALQAAEKAIANPLLDGVSMRGAKGVIVSIVGGDDMRLMEVDEAANHIRELVDPDANIIWGSAFNDNLNGKIRVSVVATGIDSDNGGQAQPLTQPFSFASRPSVAVPQSAPAAPKPAVTLTPPTPAAPETEEAEALELDVPEAPAPAPVEPAASAPFSPPRPAAIFSDEDADEDELVLGEESAAPAAPAAAPAQPAPRVSTGGTLFERMAGLTRGSEKTSGADDAASGVDIPRFLNRQSNQ, from the coding sequence ATGAGCATTGAGATCAGCCCGCCCCATGTGGACGAACTGAAGCCGCGCATCGCGGTCATCGGCGTCGGCGGCGCGGGCGGCAATGCCATCGCGAACATGATCGCCGCCTCGGTAGAGGGCGTGGACTTCATCGTGGCCAATACCGACGCGCAGGCGCTCAACAGCTCGCCGGCCGAACGCCGCATCCAGCTCGGCCCGCAGATTACGGAGGGTCTGGGCGCAGGCTCGCGTCCCGAAATCGGCAAGGCGGCGGCGGAAGAGACCATCGTTTCGGTCGAGGAAGCGCTTAACGGCGCGCATATGTGCTTCATCACCGCCGGCATGGGCGGCGGCACCGGCACCGGCGCGGCCCCCGTCATCGCCAAGGCAGCGCGCGACCGTGGCATCCTGACGGTCGGCGTCGTGACCAAGCCCTTCACCTTCGAAGGCAATCGCCGCATGAAGTCGGCCGAAGCGGGCATTGAGGAGCTGCAGAAGCATGTCGATACCCTCATTGTCATTCCGAACCAGAATCTGTTCCTGATCGCGAACCCCAACACCACCTTCAAGGAAGCCTTTCAGATGGCGGACGAGGTGTTGCAGCAGGGCGTCCGGTCGATCACCGACCTCATGATCATGCCCGGCCTCATCAACCTCGACTTTGCCGACGTGCGCTCGGTGATGGGCGAAATGGGCAAGGCGATGATGGGCACCGGCGAAGCGGAAGGCGACGGCCGCGCGCTTCAGGCGGCGGAAAAGGCGATTGCCAACCCGCTGCTCGACGGCGTGTCGATGCGCGGCGCGAAGGGCGTCATCGTTTCCATCGTCGGCGGCGACGACATGCGCCTCATGGAAGTGGACGAGGCCGCGAACCACATCCGCGAACTGGTCGATCCCGATGCGAACATCATCTGGGGGTCGGCGTTCAACGACAATCTCAACGGCAAGATCCGCGTGTCCGTGGTCGCCACCGGCATCGACAGTGACAATGGCGGGCAGGCCCAGCCGCTTACCCAGCCCTTCAGCTTCGCCAGCCGTCCCTCGGTCGCGGTGCCGCAATCCGCGCCCGCAGCGCCCAAGCCCGCCGTCACGCTGACGCCGCCGACGCCCGCTGCGCCGGAAACGGAAGAAGCCGAAGCGCTCGAACTCGACGTGCCCGAAGCGCCCGCGCCCGCGCCGGTCGAACCGGCTGCGTCCGCGCCCTTCTCCCCGCCCAGGCCCGCCGCGATCTTTTCCGACGAAGATGCGGACGAGGATGAACTGGTGCTGGGCGAGGAAAGCGCCGCGCCCGCCGCGCCTGCTGCCGCCCCCGCTCAGCCCGCTCCGCGCGTGTCGACCGGCGGCACCCTGTTCGAACGCATGGCGGGCCTGACGCGCGGCAGTGAAAAAACCTCCGGCGCGGACGATGCCGCATCGGGTGTCGACATTCCCCGCTTTCTGAACCGCCAGAGCAACCAGTAA
- the ftsA gene encoding cell division protein FtsA has product MAQPKVEKLITAVDIGSWKVSALIAGRTDTGELAILGTGQRESRGVRRGFIADMERTELAVRETVEQAERVAGTNIEDVWVSFSGGSLVSDVVTVERDMGGYRVEQTDIDDLLTTGQQGIDPDGRVVLHAQPTCFTINGKVPVKKPLGMHADLLGVDIHVVLADGAPLANLDLCVRGAYLNVNSIVAAPIATGLACLSEEERDLGVALVELGAGVTNVSLYAGGMLVGLHSIPMGASDITDDLASAFGIRRSQAERIKCFYGSAMQNPRDFREMIEIAPPHGDSALPGQAAGPNAEGGKITRAALVGVICERLNQIMIEVNAALSGMGFNSTGRQVVLTGGGAEMKGIADYAQGALGRAVRIGRPRGLAAMPEAHSGPAFATLAGLALYGASNPVDLRAMAPAPQTVHRLGTPMWWQRMMRAIKTNY; this is encoded by the coding sequence ATGGCGCAGCCCAAGGTCGAAAAGCTCATCACGGCGGTCGACATTGGCTCCTGGAAAGTGTCGGCGCTGATCGCCGGACGCACGGACACGGGCGAACTCGCGATTCTGGGCACGGGGCAGCGGGAAAGCCGGGGCGTGCGCCGCGGCTTCATCGCCGACATGGAGCGCACCGAACTCGCCGTGCGCGAAACCGTCGAGCAGGCCGAGCGCGTGGCGGGCACCAACATCGAAGATGTGTGGGTCAGCTTTTCGGGCGGCAGTCTCGTCAGCGACGTCGTCACGGTCGAGCGCGACATGGGCGGATACCGCGTCGAGCAGACCGACATCGACGATCTCCTCACCACCGGCCAGCAGGGCATCGACCCCGATGGCCGGGTCGTGCTCCATGCCCAGCCGACCTGCTTCACCATCAACGGCAAGGTGCCGGTGAAGAAGCCGCTGGGGATGCACGCCGACCTGCTGGGCGTCGACATCCATGTCGTGCTGGCCGACGGCGCGCCGCTCGCCAATCTCGACCTCTGTGTGCGCGGCGCCTATCTCAACGTCAATTCCATCGTCGCCGCGCCGATCGCGACGGGCCTTGCCTGCCTGTCGGAGGAGGAGCGCGATCTGGGCGTGGCGCTGGTGGAACTGGGCGCGGGCGTCACCAACGTGTCGCTCTATGCGGGCGGGATGCTGGTCGGCCTTCATTCCATCCCGATGGGCGCGTCCGACATCACGGACGACCTTGCCTCGGCCTTCGGCATCCGCCGCAGTCAGGCGGAGCGGATCAAATGTTTCTACGGTTCGGCGATGCAGAACCCGCGCGACTTCCGCGAGATGATCGAGATCGCGCCGCCCCATGGCGACAGCGCGCTGCCGGGGCAGGCCGCCGGGCCGAATGCGGAGGGCGGCAAGATCACGCGCGCGGCGCTGGTGGGCGTGATCTGCGAACGGCTGAACCAGATCATGATCGAGGTGAATGCGGCGCTGTCCGGCATGGGCTTCAATTCGACCGGGCGTCAGGTGGTGCTGACCGGCGGCGGCGCGGAGATGAAGGGCATTGCCGACTATGCGCAGGGCGCGCTCGGCCGGGCGGTGCGGATCGGGCGTCCGCGCGGGCTGGCCGCCATGCCCGAAGCGCATAGCGGCCCGGCCTTCGCGACGCTGGCGGGCCTCGCGCTTTACGGCGCTTCCAACCCGGTTGATCTCCGCGCGATGGCCCCTGCGCCGCAGACGGTGCATCGGCTGGGGACGCCGATGTGGTGGCAAAGGATGATGCGTGCGATCAAGACGAACTACTGA
- a CDS encoding cell division protein FtsQ/DivIB, with protein sequence MAEARIRRGGTARLSSAKGRATKGGRGRALKRQSWVDQVIEHLPVSEATLQRMASWAIVAIIGGVVIGIAIFAGVPGMMRAQAADLAARAGFEVDKVEVRGVERMDELPVYNIALGQVDRSMLSLDLPKVREEMLKLGWVKDARISRRLPDTLVVDIVEREPVAVWQHEGQLHLIDVNGVVLQAVSASAMPDLPLVVGPNANRQTAGLNKLMENAPALKPMLAGATWVGNRRWDLRFQSGETLSLPEGEKSSASALVNFARMDGVNRLLGRGIVKFDMRDPDRFVLRLPQGQVQEKPTDASADKAPSQGEEG encoded by the coding sequence ATGGCTGAAGCACGCATCCGGCGCGGCGGCACCGCCCGGCTCAGCAGCGCCAAGGGGCGCGCGACGAAGGGCGGTCGCGGCCGGGCGCTCAAGCGCCAGAGCTGGGTCGATCAGGTGATCGAGCATCTCCCCGTCAGCGAAGCCACGCTTCAGCGCATGGCGAGCTGGGCCATCGTCGCGATCATCGGCGGCGTCGTCATCGGCATCGCGATCTTCGCGGGCGTCCCCGGCATGATGCGCGCGCAGGCCGCCGATCTTGCCGCGCGCGCCGGGTTCGAGGTCGACAAGGTCGAGGTGCGCGGCGTCGAGCGGATGGACGAGCTGCCCGTCTACAATATCGCGCTGGGGCAGGTGGACCGCTCGATGCTCTCGCTCGACCTGCCGAAAGTGCGCGAGGAGATGCTGAAACTGGGCTGGGTCAAGGACGCGCGCATTTCCCGCCGCCTGCCCGACACGCTGGTCGTCGACATCGTGGAGCGTGAACCGGTCGCCGTGTGGCAGCATGAAGGCCAGTTGCACCTGATCGACGTCAACGGCGTGGTGTTGCAGGCGGTGTCGGCCAGCGCGATGCCCGACCTGCCGCTGGTCGTCGGTCCCAATGCGAACCGGCAGACGGCAGGCCTCAACAAGCTGATGGAAAATGCGCCGGCGCTGAAACCGATGCTGGCGGGCGCGACATGGGTCGGCAACCGCCGCTGGGATCTGCGCTTCCAGTCGGGCGAGACGCTCTCGCTGCCCGAAGGCGAGAAATCCTCCGCCTCCGCGCTGGTGAATTTCGCGCGGATGGACGGCGTCAACCGGCTGCTGGGGCGCGGCATCGTGAAGTTCGACATGCGCGATCCCGACCGCTTCGTCCTGCGGCTGCCGCAGGGGCAGGTTCAGGAAAAGCCGACCGACGCCTCCGCCGACAAGGCTCCGTCCCAGGGTGAGGAAGGCTGA
- a CDS encoding D-alanine--D-alanine ligase: MTRGPWHVAVLMGGWSAERPVSLSSGEGVAKALEQRGHRVTRIDMDRNVAQRLAEAKADVVFNALHGVPGEDGTIQGLMDLMGLTYTHSGLATSVIAIDKQLTKQALVPHGIPMPGGNIVESESLFDGDPLPRPYVLKPVNEGSSVGVAIVTAEGNYGNPIARDSVGPWQDFPQLLAEPYIRGRELTTAVLGDEALLVTELRPKSGFYDFDAKYTDGMTEHVCPADIPAEIGEACKAIALRAHQLLGCKGASRSDFRWDDSQGVEGLFLLEVNTQPGMTPLSLVPEQAARLGIDYATLVEMIVEEALGRAANAARAGEKHG; the protein is encoded by the coding sequence ATGACCCGCGGTCCCTGGCATGTCGCCGTCCTGATGGGCGGATGGTCGGCGGAGCGGCCGGTGTCGCTGTCGAGCGGGGAGGGCGTCGCCAAGGCGCTGGAGCAGCGCGGCCACCGCGTCACCCGCATCGACATGGACCGCAACGTCGCCCAGCGGCTCGCCGAAGCGAAGGCGGACGTGGTCTTCAACGCGCTGCACGGCGTTCCGGGCGAGGACGGCACCATTCAGGGTCTCATGGACCTGATGGGTCTCACCTACACGCATAGCGGCCTTGCCACCTCGGTCATCGCCATTGATAAGCAACTGACCAAGCAGGCGCTCGTCCCGCACGGCATCCCGATGCCCGGCGGCAATATCGTCGAAAGCGAAAGCCTGTTCGACGGCGACCCGCTGCCGCGCCCCTATGTGCTGAAACCCGTCAACGAAGGCAGCTCTGTCGGCGTCGCCATCGTGACGGCGGAGGGCAATTACGGGAACCCAATCGCGCGCGACAGCGTGGGGCCGTGGCAGGATTTCCCGCAGCTTCTGGCCGAACCCTATATTCGCGGCCGCGAACTGACGACCGCCGTGCTGGGCGACGAGGCGCTGCTCGTCACCGAATTGCGGCCCAAGAGCGGCTTTTACGATTTCGACGCCAAATATACCGACGGCATGACCGAACATGTCTGCCCCGCCGACATCCCGGCGGAAATCGGGGAGGCGTGCAAGGCGATCGCGCTGCGCGCCCATCAGTTGCTTGGCTGCAAGGGTGCGTCGCGTTCCGACTTCCGCTGGGACGACAGTCAGGGCGTCGAGGGGCTGTTCCTGCTGGAGGTCAACACCCAGCCGGGCATGACGCCATTGAGCCTCGTGCCCGAACAGGCGGCCAGGCTGGGTATTGACTATGCGACTCTAGTCGAGATGATTGTCGAGGAGGCGCTGGGCCGCGCCGCCAATGCAGCAAGGGCGGGGGAGAAACATGGCTGA
- the murB gene encoding UDP-N-acetylmuramate dehydrogenase, which yields MSETLALPSVRGSLKADAPLAPLVWFKAGGAAQWLFEPQDADDLSAFLRDLDPSVSVMALGLGSNLIVRDGGVPGVVVRLGKPFAKVERLDATTLTCGGGASGILVSSTARDAGIAGLEFLRSIPGTVGGFVRMNGGAYGRETCDILVEADIVLRSGERVTLANADLGYTYRHSTLPEGAVVVSATFRGRPGDPAAIQAEMDRIAAAREESQPLRSKTGGSTFKNPDGHKAWQLVDQAGCRGLQIGGAQVSEKHTNFLLNTGDATSADIEALGEEVRRRVKDKSGIELEWEIQRVGLAK from the coding sequence TTGAGCGAAACCCTTGCCCTTCCTTCCGTGCGCGGTTCGCTGAAAGCCGATGCGCCGCTTGCACCGCTCGTCTGGTTCAAGGCGGGCGGCGCGGCGCAATGGCTGTTCGAGCCGCAGGATGCGGACGACCTCTCCGCCTTTCTGCGCGACCTCGATCCTTCGGTGTCGGTCATGGCGCTGGGCCTCGGCTCCAACCTCATCGTGCGCGATGGCGGCGTGCCCGGCGTGGTCGTTCGCCTCGGCAAGCCCTTCGCGAAAGTGGAGCGGCTGGACGCCACCACTCTGACCTGCGGCGGCGGCGCTTCGGGTATTCTCGTCTCATCGACCGCGCGCGACGCGGGCATCGCCGGACTTGAGTTTCTCCGCTCCATCCCCGGCACCGTGGGCGGCTTCGTGCGCATGAACGGCGGCGCTTATGGCCGCGAGACGTGCGACATCCTTGTCGAAGCGGACATCGTCCTGCGCTCGGGCGAGCGGGTGACGCTCGCCAACGCCGACCTTGGCTATACCTACCGCCACTCGACCCTGCCCGAAGGGGCTGTCGTGGTGAGCGCGACATTTCGAGGCCGCCCCGGCGATCCCGCCGCGATCCAGGCCGAAATGGACCGCATCGCCGCCGCGCGCGAGGAAAGCCAGCCGCTGCGCAGCAAGACCGGCGGATCGACCTTCAAGAACCCGGACGGGCACAAGGCGTGGCAGCTCGTCGATCAAGCGGGCTGTCGCGGCCTCCAGATCGGCGGCGCGCAGGTGAGCGAGAAGCATACCAACTTCCTGCTCAACACCGGAGACGCCACCAGCGCCGACATAGAAGCGCTGGGCGAGGAAGTCCGTCGCCGGGTCAAAGACAAAAGTGGAATAGAATTGGAATGGGAAATTCAGCGCGTGGGGTTGGCGAAGTGA
- the murC gene encoding UDP-N-acetylmuramate--L-alanine ligase, producing the protein MKGVGTDIGTIHFIGIGGIGMSGIAEVMHNLGYSVQGSDMAEGYVIEGLRSKGIRVMIGHKAENLGDAAVVVTSTAIKRGNPEVELALENRIPVIRRAEMLAELMRLKSTVAVAGTHGKTTTTSMVAALLDAGGVDPTVINGGIINSYGSNARLGNSDWMVVEADESDGSFLRLDGTLAVVTNIDPEHLDHYGSFDRVKDAFVEFVGNVPFYGAAMLCLDHPEVQAILPRVQDRRIVTYGFSAQADLRGENVQPIPGGNRFDVQIRERDGSTRRIEGIELPMPGRHNVLNAMAAIGVALQMGIDDATIQTGFSKFGGVKRRFTKVGEIAVGGGVATVIDDYGHHPVEIKAVLAAAREGAKGRVIAVVQPHRFTRLHDLMDEFQQAFNDADIVYAAPVYTAGEQPIEGVDSAALVAGLKRRGHRNAATVADAADLAAHIAADIQPDDMVICLGAGDITKWAAGLAPAVAEKAKEAA; encoded by the coding sequence ATGAAGGGTGTCGGCACCGACATCGGCACGATCCATTTCATCGGCATCGGCGGCATCGGCATGTCCGGCATCGCCGAGGTGATGCACAATCTGGGCTACTCCGTGCAGGGCTCCGACATGGCCGAAGGCTATGTGATCGAAGGGCTGCGCAGCAAAGGCATCAGGGTGATGATCGGCCACAAGGCCGAAAATCTGGGCGACGCCGCCGTGGTCGTCACTTCGACCGCGATCAAGCGCGGCAACCCGGAGGTGGAGCTGGCGCTGGAAAACCGCATTCCCGTCATCCGCCGCGCGGAGATGCTGGCGGAACTGATGCGATTGAAGTCCACCGTCGCGGTCGCGGGCACCCATGGCAAGACCACGACGACTTCGATGGTGGCTGCGCTGCTGGACGCCGGCGGGGTGGACCCGACCGTCATCAACGGCGGCATCATCAACAGCTACGGCTCCAACGCGCGTCTGGGCAACAGCGACTGGATGGTGGTGGAGGCGGACGAGAGCGACGGCAGCTTCCTGCGGCTCGACGGCACGCTGGCGGTCGTCACCAATATCGACCCCGAACATCTCGACCATTATGGCAGCTTCGACCGGGTGAAGGACGCTTTCGTCGAGTTCGTCGGCAATGTGCCTTTCTATGGCGCGGCGATGCTGTGCCTCGACCATCCCGAAGTGCAGGCCATCCTGCCGCGCGTGCAGGACCGGCGCATCGTCACCTACGGCTTTTCGGCGCAGGCGGACCTTCGCGGAGAGAATGTCCAGCCCATACCCGGCGGCAACCGCTTCGACGTGCAGATTCGCGAGCGGGACGGATCGACCCGCCGGATCGAGGGGATCGAACTGCCGATGCCGGGCCGCCATAATGTGCTCAATGCCATGGCGGCGATTGGCGTGGCGCTGCAGATGGGTATCGACGACGCGACGATCCAGACCGGCTTTTCGAAGTTCGGCGGGGTAAAGCGCCGCTTCACCAAGGTCGGCGAAATCGCGGTCGGCGGCGGCGTTGCCACCGTGATCGACGATTACGGCCACCACCCGGTCGAGATCAAGGCGGTGCTCGCCGCGGCGCGAGAGGGGGCGAAAGGCCGCGTCATCGCCGTGGTCCAGCCGCACCGCTTCACCCGCCTGCACGATCTGATGGACGAGTTCCAGCAGGCGTTCAACGACGCCGACATCGTCTATGCCGCGCCCGTCTACACCGCGGGCGAGCAGCCGATCGAGGGCGTGGACAGCGCCGCGCTGGTCGCTGGCCTCAAGCGGCGCGGCCACCGCAACGCCGCCACCGTGGCGGACGCCGCCGATCTCGCCGCGCACATCGCCGCCGACATCCAGCCAGACGATATGGTCATCTGCCTCGGCGCGGGCGACATCACCAAATGGGCGGCGGGCCTTGCGCCTGCGGTCGCGGAAAAAGCGAAGGAAGCCGCCTGA
- the murG gene encoding undecaprenyldiphospho-muramoylpentapeptide beta-N-acetylglucosaminyltransferase — MSISRHFVLAAGGTGGHMIPAHAVAEELMARGHRVALVTDERGAKIPGIFESAQVHVMPAGRMTKNPASWPGALKAILAGRAMARRLNETFRPTAVVGFGGYPAMPALLGALADGIPTAIHEQNAVLGRVNRLLAGRVDAIATAYPDVQRLRRRHADKVHLVGNPVREEVKQLREEEFPALTDESVFRVLVIGGSQGATILSSVVPEGLSMLPIALRRRLQVTQQCRAEDIERVRKVYAEMEIPADLATYFNDVPEKLGWSHLVIARAGASTLAELTCAGRPAILIPLPSAMDDHQTANAREMSEAGGARTIPQNRFTAVELAKQMQKMAMEPGALQNAAKRAWNCGRPDAARDMADLLESIGKAPIMNDPVKVGPTPTTLNLQGVPA, encoded by the coding sequence ATGAGCATTTCCCGTCACTTCGTCCTCGCCGCCGGTGGGACGGGGGGCCATATGATTCCCGCTCATGCAGTGGCGGAGGAGCTGATGGCGCGCGGCCACCGCGTCGCGCTCGTCACCGATGAGCGCGGGGCGAAGATCCCCGGCATCTTCGAAAGCGCGCAGGTCCATGTCATGCCCGCCGGGCGCATGACGAAGAACCCGGCAAGCTGGCCCGGCGCATTGAAGGCGATCCTCGCCGGGCGGGCGATGGCGCGGCGGCTCAACGAAACCTTCCGCCCCACCGCTGTCGTGGGATTCGGCGGCTATCCCGCCATGCCCGCGCTGCTGGGCGCGCTGGCGGACGGCATTCCGACCGCGATCCACGAGCAGAACGCGGTGCTGGGCCGCGTCAACCGCCTGCTTGCGGGCCGGGTCGACGCCATCGCCACCGCTTATCCCGATGTGCAGCGCCTCAGGCGCCGCCATGCCGACAAGGTGCATCTGGTCGGTAACCCGGTGCGCGAGGAAGTGAAGCAGCTCCGCGAGGAGGAATTTCCCGCGCTGACCGACGAAAGCGTCTTCCGCGTCCTCGTCATCGGCGGCAGTCAGGGTGCGACGATCCTGTCGAGCGTGGTGCCCGAGGGGCTGTCGATGCTGCCCATCGCGCTGCGCCGCCGCCTTCAGGTGACGCAGCAGTGCCGCGCCGAGGACATCGAGCGCGTGCGGAAGGTCTATGCGGAGATGGAAATCCCCGCCGACCTTGCCACCTATTTCAACGACGTGCCCGAAAAGCTCGGCTGGTCGCATCTGGTGATCGCGCGGGCGGGGGCATCGACGCTGGCCGAACTGACATGCGCGGGCCGCCCGGCGATCCTCATTCCGTTGCCGAGCGCGATGGACGATCACCAGACCGCCAATGCGCGCGAAATGAGCGAAGCGGGCGGCGCGCGCACGATCCCGCAGAACCGCTTCACCGCCGTCGAACTCGCCAAGCAGATGCAGAAAATGGCGATGGAACCCGGCGCGCTCCAGAATGCGGCGAAACGCGCATGGAATTGTGGCCGCCCCGACGCCGCGCGCGACATGGCCGACCTGCTCGAAAGCATCGGCAAGGCGCCGATCATGAATGACCCCGTCAAGGTCGGCCCGACGCCGACCACGCTCAATCTCCAGGGAGTTCCCGCATGA
- a CDS encoding FtsW/RodA/SpoVE family cell cycle protein codes for MFRPGELVKGFKGRTVPRERTALAIWFWEIDRVLLSLIVTLMAIGLVAVAAASPVAAIDRSTAQVAVNPLIYFYRQLMWVFIGLPIMLVISMLPRPQARRLAIFFCAFFFLMLLAVPLLGSTVNGAKRWIDLPGFRFQPSEFLKPAYVVTIAWLLSLRTKDMSLPVMPLTGALTLLIAAILMKQPDFGQTVIFLACWGCLLLLSGLEMKWIAMLGGVGLAGLVGVYMFYENGRQRINDFLGIGVQMDTGPDQTDLAFRTITHGGFTGVGPGGGQNKFRLPEAHTDYIFSVIGEEFGLLACIAIACVYLAIVVRVLLRLLDEEDNFTILAAAGLTTQFGLQAIINMGVNAQIFPSKGMTLPFISYGGSSMLALCIGVGLLLAFTRRNPFMGRHTVVKWSGR; via the coding sequence ATGTTCAGACCGGGCGAACTGGTGAAAGGCTTCAAGGGCCGCACCGTCCCGCGCGAGCGCACGGCGCTGGCCATCTGGTTCTGGGAGATCGACCGCGTGCTCCTGTCGCTGATCGTCACGCTGATGGCGATCGGCCTCGTCGCGGTCGCCGCCGCATCGCCCGTCGCCGCCATCGACCGTTCGACGGCGCAGGTCGCGGTCAATCCGCTCATCTATTTCTACCGTCAGTTGATGTGGGTGTTCATCGGCCTGCCGATCATGCTCGTCATTTCCATGCTGCCCCGTCCGCAGGCGCGGCGGCTGGCGATCTTCTTCTGCGCCTTCTTCTTCCTGATGCTGCTCGCCGTGCCGCTCCTCGGCAGCACGGTCAACGGCGCGAAGCGCTGGATCGACCTGCCCGGTTTCCGTTTCCAGCCGTCCGAGTTCCTCAAGCCCGCCTATGTCGTTACGATCGCGTGGCTGCTGTCGCTGCGCACGAAGGATATGAGCCTGCCGGTGATGCCGCTGACCGGCGCGCTGACGCTCCTGATCGCGGCGATCCTGATGAAGCAGCCGGACTTCGGCCAGACCGTCATCTTCCTCGCCTGCTGGGGGTGCCTGCTGCTGCTGTCGGGGCTGGAGATGAAGTGGATCGCGATGCTGGGCGGCGTGGGCCTCGCGGGCCTCGTCGGCGTCTACATGTTCTATGAGAACGGGCGGCAGCGGATCAACGACTTCCTCGGCATCGGCGTCCAGATGGACACGGGACCGGACCAGACCGATCTCGCCTTCCGCACCATCACCCATGGCGGTTTTACCGGCGTCGGGCCGGGCGGCGGGCAGAACAAGTTCCGCCTGCCCGAAGCGCATACCGACTATATTTTTTCCGTCATCGGGGAGGAGTTCGGCCTGCTCGCCTGCATCGCCATCGCCTGCGTCTATCTCGCCATCGTGGTCCGCGTGTTGCTGCGCCTGCTGGACGAGGAGGATAATTTTACCATTCTCGCCGCCGCGGGCCTCACCACCCAGTTCGGGTTGCAGGCGATCATCAATATGGGCGTCAATGCGCAGATATTTCCTTCGAAGGGCATGACGCTGCCCTTTATCAGCTATGGCGGCTCCTCTATGCTGGCGCTTTGTATCGGCGTCGGCCTGCTGCTCGCATTCACGCGGCGCAATCCCTTCATGGGTCGGCACACGGTCGTCAAATGGAGTGGTCGATGA
- the murD gene encoding UDP-N-acetylmuramoyl-L-alanine--D-glutamate ligase has translation MIVSDAFRGKTYAVLGLARSGLATVETLAASGARVVAWDSREEARALVEGKAELGDPMEIDLAGFDGIVVSPGVPLNRHPIAMRAKLAGVPIIGDIELFALARPTLPPHKVVGITGTNGKSTTTALIHHIVQQAGYPTVMGGNIGLPILSQPPLEPNLKGAGVYVLELSSYQIDLTQSLDCDVAVLLNITPDHLDRYNGFEGYVASKARLFEMQSAGHAAVIATQDDPSRSIAQGLNASVVEVASTDIDPVDQLGWPSLQGPHNAQNAAVAIAVAQALGIDEATIANALASYASLPHRMQAVGTRNGVLYVNDSKATNPASTAPALAAWPAKDGKARIHWIVGGLAKTDNLDECAPHFANVAHAYTIGEAGHMFADLLRPHMAVDDSEMLSAAVRRAARIAQPGDVVLLSPACASFDQFRDFEARGDAFVAAVEALE, from the coding sequence ATGATCGTATCCGACGCTTTCCGGGGCAAGACCTACGCCGTGCTCGGCCTCGCCCGATCCGGCCTCGCCACGGTCGAAACGCTGGCGGCGAGCGGCGCGCGCGTCGTGGCATGGGACAGCCGCGAGGAAGCGCGCGCTCTGGTCGAAGGGAAAGCCGAACTCGGCGATCCGATGGAGATCGACCTTGCGGGCTTCGACGGCATCGTCGTGTCGCCCGGCGTGCCATTGAACCGCCATCCCATCGCCATGCGCGCGAAGCTGGCGGGCGTGCCGATCATCGGCGACATCGAACTGTTCGCGCTCGCCCGCCCGACGCTCCCGCCGCACAAGGTGGTCGGCATCACCGGCACCAATGGCAAGTCGACCACCACCGCGCTGATCCATCACATCGTTCAGCAGGCGGGCTATCCTACCGTCATGGGCGGCAATATCGGCCTGCCGATCCTGAGCCAGCCGCCGCTGGAGCCGAACCTCAAGGGCGCGGGCGTCTATGTGCTGGAACTGTCGAGCTACCAGATCGACCTGACGCAGAGCCTCGACTGCGATGTCGCGGTGCTGCTCAACATCACGCCCGATCATCTGGATCGCTACAATGGGTTCGAGGGCTATGTGGCGTCCAAGGCGCGGCTGTTCGAGATGCAGTCGGCCGGCCATGCCGCGGTGATCGCGACGCAGGACGATCCGAGCCGCTCGATTGCTCAAGGTCTGAACGCCAGCGTCGTCGAAGTGGCCTCCACCGACATCGACCCGGTCGATCAACTCGGCTGGCCCTCGCTCCAAGGGCCGCACAATGCGCAGAACGCGGCTGTCGCCATCGCTGTCGCACAGGCGCTCGGCATAGACGAAGCAACCATCGCCAATGCCCTCGCCAGCTACGCCTCGCTGCCCCACCGCATGCAGGCGGTCGGCACCCGCAACGGCGTCCTCTACGTCAACGACAGCAAGGCGACCAATCCCGCCTCCACCGCGCCCGCGCTCGCCGCATGGCCCGCAAAGGACGGCAAGGCGCGCATCCACTGGATCGTCGGCGGCCTTGCCAAGACCGACAATCTGGACGAGTGCGCGCCGCATTTCGCGAACGTCGCCCATGCCTACACCATCGGCGAAGCGGGGCATATGTTCGCCGATCTGCTGCGCCCGCATATGGCCGTGGACGACAGCGAGATGCTAAGCGCCGCCGTCCGCCGTGCCGCACGCATCGCGCAGCCGGGCGACGTGGTGCTGCTTTCCCCCGCCTGCGCCAGTTTCGACCAGTTCCGCGATTTCGAGGCGCGGGGCGACGCCTTCGTCGCGGCGGTCGAGGCACTCGAATAG